The genomic window ATACACCAATAGCAGAAGATTCTGTAACTGATGCTATACCCATATAAATACTTCCTAAAACACTTGCTGCAACCAATAATGGTAGAATAACTTTTTTTAAAGACTTAATCTTCTCACTCCAAGGAACATATTCTTGTACTGATTCAGGAACCATACTTGGATTTAAATATCCTCTTATTAATACATACGCTATATAAAATCCTGCAAGCATTAAAGCCGGTAAAAATGATGCTGTAAACAAATCTGAAATTGAAACATTTGCTGTTAAACCAAAAATTATCAATACAATAGATGGAGGAACCATGGTTCCTAAAGCACCACCAGATACAACAACCCCAATTGCAAGTTTTTTATCATAACCCATTTTTAACATTTGAGGCAGAGCAATCATTCCTAATAAAATTGTTTCACCACCTATAATTCCAGACATTGCAGCTAAAAAAACTGCTAGAACTATAGTTTGTATAGCAACACTTCCTCTTATATTACCACTAAAAGATTTCATAGCAGCAAATAAGTCCCTTGATATATTTGACCCATCAAGTATGGCGGCCATCAATACAAACATGGGCACGGACACAAAGGCATAAGATGTAACAAAGGCATAAACTCTTGTTGATATTAAACTTGAAGCTTGAGGTCCAATCCAAAAAAGTAAAAAGAATCCAGCAACCAAGGCAGTTATAAATGCCAACGGTAAGCCAAGAATCAATAATCCAATTATCATTCCTAGCATCAATAAACTACCAGCTTCTATTCCCATAGAAGAAATATTAAGTAATTCAAACATTATTTTCTCCTAAGTATAGAAATAAATTTAACAAGTACTTGTATAAGCATCAATATTAAAACCAAAAATAAAACAAGTTTTGATATTGCTGGAAAAGGTGGATTCCATGCAGAACCCGAAGTTTCCATATAAAAAGCACCCCATGGCTTAAACCAAGAACTTTTGAAAAGTAAAAAAGCTGAATAGTTCATAAATACTAAACAAATTATCAATAATGTTGAGATTAAAATATCAACATAATACTTGTATTTTTTTGATAGCATATCATATAAAATAGTTATTTTTATATGTCTATCAATTGTTAAAGAGTGTAATCCTCCCCAAATAAATAAAATACCTGCAATCAAAGTTGTTGTTTCTTGAACCCAAGAAGTAGGTGAATTAAGTACATATCGAGAAAAAACCTCATAACAAATAATGATAAAACAAACTATATAAAAAATACAAATCTTTCGACCGATTAAAATTATTAATCGGTCAAGTTTATTATATTTCAGCTCAGTATTTTCCATTAAATCATTCCATTATCTTTTAAAAACTTAGTAATAAGATCATAAGCTTCTTTTGCATTAGGAGATTGTGTAGACATTTTTTCCCACTCACCTTGTGCAATTCTTCTAAATTTTATTTTTTCTGATTCTGGCCAAGTTACAATAGTATAATCTTTAGTTTCTGTTGCTCTTGCAGCTTCTGCTTTATCAGAAAGTTTTATTGTAGAAATAATTTGTCTCACATAATCTCTAAAAGAAACTTTAATTATCTCTTGATAATTTTTTGGCATTTTATTCCAAGTTTTAGTATTAATAGAAAGATCCATTAAAGGAATAGAATGAAAACCTGGGAATATAGGAAATTTAGCAATTTTATTAAGTCCTGCTTGAGCATTTACAGCTAAAGTAGATGCATCCGCTGCTTCTATAACCCCTTTATCTAATGAAGTAAATACTTCACTATATGGTAAATTTACAGGCGCTGCACCTGCTGCTTTAAATACTGCTTGAACAAGACCCTCAGGTGCTCTCATTTTCAAACCTTTTAACTCTGCAACACTTCTTATTGGTTTTTTTGCAACCAATGATTCTAAACCATTTGTCATAGCAGAAACAAATGTTACACCATAAGGATTCATCAATTTATTCATAAATTCATTTCCTCCTCCATATTCCATAAACAAAATTAAATCATTTGGATCACTCCATGCACCAACAGTATTTCCCATTAAAGCAAATGCTGGATCTTTACCAGAAAAATATGCAATTGAAGAAATTTCTCCATCGAGAACCCCAGCGCCAATAGCATCTAAGGTTTCAGTATATTTTACAATACTATTTACTGGTAAAACTTCTATATTAATATCAGAATTAGTCATTGTAGCAACAGTTTTTGCCCACTTCTCTTGTAACTTAAAATTAATAGACCCTGATGGATCTGCAGATTGTAGTTTTAAAGTAAATGTACTTGCCCCTTGTAAGAATGTACCAAACATTGCTATAGCTAAAGATAGCTTTACTAATTTTTTAAACATTTTTTCCCCTTTGTTATATACTTTAAAAAACTGAGTTTAAATTTCTTATATTATTTTAAACTACTGTTTAATAAACTTAAGTATTATATGTTAAAGCTTAAATTATACTTATATAAGGACTTGTTCTTATATAAGTACAAATAGAAGAGAAGAACCTTTTTTGGGATACTTCTTATTAGAGAAGATTCATTTGCTTTAAAAAAATAAACAAATAATTAACACAAAATGAGCTATTTATCAAAAAAATTTACATAATTTTGACATTTTTAAAAATTTTATTTTATTTAACTTACATTTTTGTAAGCCATTTTTACTTAGAACTTAAAATTGCTAAATAAGCTTGTTCTTGATATTTATTCAAAGATTCTGGATACTCAATACTGTTTTTTCTTTCATAACTTCCCATAGCTTGTGCTGATACCAAATCCACTTTACATTTTGGATTTAATTGAATTAAACTCTCCATTTTAAAAGTAACTGCACCACCTGAAAAGTTTCCTTTTTTTGCTCTTTTTTTAATATAGACTTGTTCAATATCATTTTCGGTCAAAAACACTAATAAGTCATTACAATAGCTTCTTATTGACTCTTGTTTTTCATCATCTTCAAGGGTAATCTTTTTAGTTTTTAAATCTTTATATTCGCCATCAATCTGAACTACCAAAATTGTTTGATTTGCTTTTAGTTCTATTCCACATATATTCATTTTATTATTCCTTTTAAATATCCCATTTAAAAGGGACATTAATCATATGATTTGTAGAAGTATAAGATAAATTTTTAAAGTGGATTGATTTTATTGCAGATTGTTATATATTAATAAAGTTTCCCATATAAATCCATATATGTAAGATAAACTCTTAAGTCAAATTCATATTGATGATAATGAGGCTCCATAAAGCAACATAAACTATAAAAGGCCTTATCATGTTCCTTTTCCTTTAAATGAGCTAATTCATGCACTACAATCATCCTAAGAAACTCTTCTGGAACATTTTTAAACAAAGTTCCTATTCGTATCTCATTTTTACTCTTAAGCTTCCCACCTTGAACCCGAGAAATAATAGTATGCAAACCCAAAGCATCATTGATAACATTTATCTTCCCATCATAAATCACCTTACTAAGAGGAAGTGACTTTTTCAAATAACTATTTTTAAAATCCATAGCATAAGAGTAAAGGGCTTTATCATTTTTATAATCATGAGAAGTTTTGTATTTATTTAACAAATACTTATCAAGCTTTTTATTATCTATTAGCTTTTGTATTTGCAAGATTATATCTTTAGGATAGTGTTCTAAGTATTTTAAGTTTTTCATATTTGAGAGTGTATCACATATATATTTTAAGGATAATAAGATACATGGATAATGTTATATTTTCTTATTAGTTGCTTTTGGTTTAATATTACTAACTTGTTTACAAATTTGATAATAATTAGCTAACATTTTCGAGTGTTCTGTTGGCTCAGGTGCAAAGAATGAAATAGGTGCTCGTAAAGAAGAAATAAAACAAAGAAAATCTACTGACGCAATTGATTTATAAAAATTTATTGGTGTACCATAATCTTCATCAGAATATGCTCCATGTAAAATGCCATGCCTATTTGTTTTATCATCTAAAATATAATTATCCGAATTAATGTAAAGATTATTATCAATTTCATTTGCTAGTCTACCAAGAAATCCCATTGTTTCCATACTTACTCCAATTACTAATTAGTTAATGTTTATTATATGAAAGTTGCTCTAAAACTTAACAAATAATAATATACCTAAAATAAATTATTAAAAGTTTATATTTTATTTATAATCAAGGCAAAGGGTAAAATTTGGGAGGGAGCTTACTCAGTCGTAAGTGACTGAGTAAATTTTGCGCTTTAACGCAGAGTATGAATAAAAGATAAACTTTTAAACGTCTAGATGTTCTACGTCTTTTGCATGTTCCTCGATATAGTTTCTTCTTGGCTCTACTTCATCACCCATAAACAGTGTGAAAGTATCAGATGCAATTGTTGCATCATCAATAGTAACTCTTAGAAGTCTTCTTGCTTCTGGTGTCATTGTTGTTTCCCAAAGTTGCTCTGGATTCATTTCTCCAAGACCTTTATATCTTTGGATATATGCACCTTTTTTAGCTAAAGTTTCTATTTCATCAAGTATTTCTACTAAATCTCTTCCTTCAAATACAGTTAAATCTCTTTCTACTAATTTGTTATAAATATAAGTAGCTTCACTAAAATATGGTGAGGCAAAAAGTTCATCATCTATTAGTAACTCTTCTAGACCTTCATTTGTTTGAACGAAAAGTTGAATACTTTCATCAGTTAATCTTTTTGATAAAATATTATATCCCTTAGCTTCAAGGAATCCTTTTACTTCTTCATATAAAGCTTGATAATCTAAATTTACTAAATTTGAATTCTCAATTAAGTGTTTTAAAACTTCTGCTAAAGAGTATCTTTTTTCTAATTGTTGTAACATACCTCTATATCTAGAAACTGTTTTAAATAAATCCACTAAATCATTATATCCAAGACCTTGGAATTCAAATGATTCTAAACCATTTTCAATTAAAAAAGCAGATAAAGCATTGTCATCTTTTAAATATGTCTCATTTTTACCTTTTTTATATCTATAAAGAGGTGGTTGAGCAATATATAAATAACCTTTTTCAATAACTGGTCTTAAAAATCTAAAGAAGAAAGTTAAAAGCAGTGTTTGAATGTGAGATCCATCAACATCGGCATCCGTCATAAAAATGATTTTATGATATCTGATTTTTTCTTCATCAAAATCTTCACCAATACCACAACCAAGAGCTGTAATCATGTTTCTAATTTCATCAGATTTTAAAATCTTATCAAGTCTTGATTTTTCTACATTTAAAATCTTACCTTTAAGTGGTAAAATTGCTTGATAAACCCTATCTCTACCTTGTTTTGCAGAACCTCCCGCAGAGTCCCCTTCTACTAGATATAATTCTCTAATAGCTGGATCTTTACTTTGACATTCTGCTAGTTTACCAGGAAGAGTTCCTACTGTCATAGCATCTTTTTTTCTAGTCATATCTCTAGCTTTTTTAGCTGCTTCTCTACCTCGTGCTGCCATTAAAGCTTTATCCATAATTGCTTTTGCTTGTGCTGGATTTTCTTCAAAGTATTTATCTAGTTGTTCAGATGTTAATCTTTGGCAAATAGGTTTTACATAAGAACTTCCAAGTTTACCTTTTGTTTGACCTTCAAATTGAGGTTCTGGAACTTTTACAGAAATAATTGCAATAAGACCTTCTCTTACATCATCACCTGTGATTTTTGTATCTTTTTCTCTAGCTGCTGCATTTTCATTTAAATATTTAACAATACTTCTTGTAAGTCCAGCTTTAAATCCAGCCTCATGAGTTCCCCCATCAATTGTTCTAATATTATTTACAAATGATAAAGTTTTTTCAACATAAGTATCGTTATACATAACAGCAATATCAACTTCTACTCCATCAACATTGTCATTAAATGCTACTGCGTCTGATACGGCTGTTGCAGTATTTATATCTTCAACAAACTGTTTAATACCACCTTCAAAATGATAAACTTCTGTTTTTTTAGTTATTTCATTTATTAAAGTAATTGAGATAAATGAGTTTAAATATGCTACTTCTCTAAATCTTTTTGCTAAAACAGCAAAATCATAAGTATTTACTTCAAAAATAGAATCATCAGCTAAAAATTCAATAGTAGTACCAGTTTTTCTAGGACTTTCTCCAATAACTTCTAAAGGAGCTTTTGGAATACCTTTTGAAAACTCTTGATAATGAATTTTTCCTTCTCTGTAAATAGTCATTTTAACTTCTTTAGATAAGGCATTTACAACAGAAACCCCAACTCCATGAAGACCACCAGAAACTTTATACGTATCTTTGTCAAATTTACCACCAGCATGAAGTACAGTTAAAACAACAGTAGCAGCTGAAATTCCTTCACCTTCATGAATAGCAGTTGGAATACCTCTTCCATCATCTTCAACTTTGATCCAATGATCTTTTGTCATAGTAATTTTTATATTTTTACAATATCCAGCCATTGCCTCATCAATAGAGTTATCAACAACTTCGTAAACCATATGATGTAATCCATTAGTGTTAGTATCACCAATATACATACCTGGTCTTTTTCTAACAGCTTCAAGACCTTTTAAAACTTTAATATTGCTAGCACCATATTCTTGGCTCATTAATTATCCTTTTTTATTTGTCTAACACAATTGGCATTACAATTGTAAAAAATTTATCATCTTCTAAATAAAATGGTAAGTTAGATTCATTGAATCCAACTACAACATTTTCATTATTTGACATGCTTAAAAAATCTAATAAATATTTAGCATTTACTGCTAAATAAAAATTTTCATTAATATTTAAATCAATATCAATTTGAGTTTTAGATTCTGTATCTTCATCTAAAGATTCAAATACCATAGAATTTGGAGAAAAAGTAATTTTGATATTTGAAAACAAAGATGTAACTAGTTTAATAGAATCTATTAAAACAGCTTTTGGTAAAGTTAAATTATATTTTAAAGTATTTGGAATAATTCTTTCATAATCTGGAAATTTCCCATTAATTAGTTTTGTAAAAAATTTAGAATTATCAGTTTCTACTACTAAATTTGTATCATCATAAGATATTTTTGCATCATCTAAAAATAGTTTTTGTATTTCTATAATTGCTTTTTTTGGAATAATAAATTGCGCTTCATTATTTGAAATATTTTGTAAATGAGAAATAGCAAGTCTTCTTGTATCTGTTGCTACAAAATTGATTTTAGAATTTTTAATATCAATTAATGCACCATTTAATTCAAATTTTGGATTGTTGTTATCAATAGCTGGTGTAATTTTTCTAATACTATTTACTAAACTAATAGTTGAAATATTTAATATATTTAATTCAGTATTCATAATTAAATTAGGATATTCATTAGCATCATACATTGGTAATTTAAAAGTTGATCTACTTTGTTTTATAACTAAATTATTATCTATAGTTTCAACAGTAATTTTGTCATTTTTTAATCTTTTAATAATACCTAATAAATTACTTCCGTTAACTGTACCTTTTCCATCTGTTGATTCTTCAATATCATTAACATAAGATTCTAATCCAATTTCATAATCTGTAGCTTTTAATATTAATTTAGAATTTATTACTTCTAAATATATATGTGAAGTAATAGAACTAGAATCTTTTTTTTCTAAAAATGGTTGCATTGAAGAGATTATATTTTCAAAGATATTTTTAGCAATGATAAATCTCATGTTATCCCCTTTATTTATTATTTTATTTAGTGGTAGTAGTAGACTATGTGAATAGATGAAAACTCTTGGTTTAATCCGATAAAATCAACTCTTGGAAGAGTGATTAAAAGATTAAAGATATTCACACCTATTCACATAATGGTTTAAAACTTTTCTACGACTATCCTCTATTTATGATTTTATTTTTTAAATTTTCTATTATAAGTTTAAAATTTTCATCTTTTTCAATTAACTCATTTGCTTTTTTAATATTATGAGAAATTGAACTATGATCTTTCATACCTAAAAACTTAGCAATATCTGGCATAGAGTTATGTGTTAACTCTCTTGCTAAATATATCACTATTCTTCTTGCATTTGCAACAATTGCTGTTCTTTTTTTAGATTTAATATCACTTGGTTTGATATTAAGTTCTATTGCAACGATTGTTATTATATCAGGAAGTTTTATATTTTCTTTTGTTTCTTTAATTTGCTCTTTTAAAAGGTTTTGTACCATAGGTAAATTAATCTCTTGGTTAAGTAAGGCTGCACTTGCATTTATTCTAATTAGTACACCTTCTATTTCTCTAATAGAGTTATCAAGATTTGTAGCAATATAATTTACTATTTCCCTATCTAAATGAATGCCATTTAATTCAGATTTTTTTTCAATAATTGCTATTTTTGTCTCTAATCCAGGAATTTGAACATCAGCTGTTAAACCCCACTCAAATCTTGATTTTAATCTATCCACAAGGCCTGCTATTTGAGATGGAAGTCTATCTGAAGTCATGACAATTTGTTTTTCAGCATTATGAAGTTCATTAAAAGTGTGAAAGAACTCTTCTTGAGTTTGTTCTTTTCCACTTAAAAATTGAATATCATCGATTAGTAGGACATCACATTTTCTATATTTACTTCTAAAATGTTCCATATTTTTGTTTTTAATTGCAAAAGTAAAGTCATTCATGAACTGTTCAATTGTAACATAAATAATTGTTCTACCATGCTCTATTGCATCGTTTCCAATTGCTTGAAGCAAGTGAGTTTTACCTAAACCAGTTCCACCATAGATAAATAAGGGGTTGTATTGAATACCTGGTTTTTTTGAAACGGCAAGGGAAGCATTAAAGGCCATTTGATTTGATGAACCAACTACAAAAGAATCAAAAGTATATGATGGATTTAATATAGTGCTTTCCACATCTGATTTTCCTACTTGTTCTTTTAGTATCTCTTTTTTAGTCTTCTTCTCACCTGTTAATTTTATTTCAACAGTTGGCTTAGTACCATCTATTGTCTCAATACAGTGTTGAATGATTTTTGAATATTTGCTTTTTATCCAGTTTGCAATGTATTTATTAGGAACTTCAAAAATAGCTATGTTATCGTCAGATGAAATTTTTTTGTAAATAAGTTGTTTTAGGTATCTGTCATAGTCTGATTTTGATGTTTCATTTTTTAAAACTGATAAAATCTCTTTTGTTGTCATTAAATATAAACTCTTTTTTATTTGATTGGTAGATATTATATCTAAAATATTTTAAAAACTAAGATATAATAAAAATTATGTTGAATAAGTAGTGAATAACTTTTGGATAACTTTGTAATTTAAGTGAAAACTTATAAAGTTTTTACCATTATATCACTCTTTTAATAAGTGAATAGATTTTTTAAGGATATGTGAACAGTTGAAAAAAAAGATATTAGGAATAGACCCTGGAACTATAAATTGTGGTTATGCAGTTATAGAAAAAAATAATAGAGAATTAAGACTTTGTGAAGCTGGATTGATAAAAATAAAAAGTAAAATTTTACAAGAGCAAATAGTTGAAATGGTTGAGGGTTTGGATTTGATTTTTTCAAATCACGAGATAAACGAAGTAGCTATTGAAGATATGTTTTATGCCTTTAATCCAAAAAGTGTAATTAAACTTGCTCAATTTAGAGGTGCTATATCGTTAAAGGTTTTACAAAAATTTGGAAATTTTTCTGAATACACTCCATTACAAGTTAAAAAAGCAGTTACAGGAAATGGAAAAGCAGCAAAAGAACAAGTTGCTTTTATGGTAAAAAGATTATTAGGTATAAAAAAAGAGATAAAACCACTTGATATTACAGATGCAATTGCAATTGCATTAACTCATGCACAAAGATTAAAATGAAAAATTTTGCAATTATCTCATTTTGGACTTTAGGTATTATTTGGGGAAGTAATTTTATTTATATGAAGATGGCAGCTGATTATATTTCTCCTATGCAAGTTGTTTTTTTTCGAGTTTTATTTGGATTTATCCCAGTATTTTTATATGCACTTTTTACAAAAAGTTTGAAACTAAAAGATTTGAAATATAGTTTTCATTTTATCATTATGTCGTTACTTGCAACTGTTGTTTATTATTTTGGATTTGTAAAAGGGTGTGCTTTACTTTTATCTGGAGTTGCAGGAGCTTTAAGTGGTTCAATTCCTCTTTTTTCATTTTTGCTTGCAGCTATTTTTCTAAAAGAAGAAAAAATCACAAAATTGGCTTTTTTGGGTGTTTTTATTGGGTTTTTAGGAGTTGTTCTAATAAGTGATGTATTTAATGAAAATATTATGGCTTCTAGTATAGAAGGTATGCTTTCTATGATTTTAGGGTCACTTAGTGTGGGAGCATCTTTTATTTATGCAAAAAAATATGTTATGCCTTTAAAACTAAAAGCCCAAGCTCTTACTA from Arcobacter sp. F2176 includes these protein-coding regions:
- a CDS encoding TRAP transporter large permease subunit, which codes for MFELLNISSMGIEAGSLLMLGMIIGLLILGLPLAFITALVAGFFLLFWIGPQASSLISTRVYAFVTSYAFVSVPMFVLMAAILDGSNISRDLFAAMKSFSGNIRGSVAIQTIVLAVFLAAMSGIIGGETILLGMIALPQMLKMGYDKKLAIGVVVSGGALGTMVPPSIVLIIFGLTANVSISDLFTASFLPALMLAGFYIAYVLIRGYLNPSMVPESVQEYVPWSEKIKSLKKVILPLLVAASVLGSIYMGIASVTESSAIGVLGITLSVYLRKELTWKLMVDSAYKTLETCGTIIWIGIGATLLVGVFNLMGGIEFVKGVILAHGSGSPIYIIFLMMVILFFLGMFLDWVGIVLLTIPIFMPIVIALGYDPVWFGVLFALNMQIAFLSPPFGTGVFILKTVAPPDVSLGDIFKAVMPFIMLQALAIVVLIVFPEIALWWK
- a CDS encoding TRAP transporter small permease subunit; translated protein: MENTELKYNKLDRLIILIGRKICIFYIVCFIIICYEVFSRYVLNSPTSWVQETTTLIAGILFIWGGLHSLTIDRHIKITILYDMLSKKYKYYVDILISTLLIICLVFMNYSAFLLFKSSWFKPWGAFYMETSGSAWNPPFPAISKLVLFLVLILMLIQVLVKFISILRRK
- a CDS encoding TRAP transporter substrate-binding protein; protein product: MFKKLVKLSLAIAMFGTFLQGASTFTLKLQSADPSGSINFKLQEKWAKTVATMTNSDINIEVLPVNSIVKYTETLDAIGAGVLDGEISSIAYFSGKDPAFALMGNTVGAWSDPNDLILFMEYGGGNEFMNKLMNPYGVTFVSAMTNGLESLVAKKPIRSVAELKGLKMRAPEGLVQAVFKAAGAAPVNLPYSEVFTSLDKGVIEAADASTLAVNAQAGLNKIAKFPIFPGFHSIPLMDLSINTKTWNKMPKNYQEIIKVSFRDYVRQIISTIKLSDKAEAARATETKDYTIVTWPESEKIKFRRIAQGEWEKMSTQSPNAKEAYDLITKFLKDNGMI
- a CDS encoding DUF3010 family protein gives rise to the protein MNICGIELKANQTILVVQIDGEYKDLKTKKITLEDDEKQESIRSYCNDLLVFLTENDIEQVYIKKRAKKGNFSGGAVTFKMESLIQLNPKCKVDLVSAQAMGSYERKNSIEYPESLNKYQEQAYLAILSSK
- a CDS encoding M48 family metallopeptidase → MKNLKYLEHYPKDIILQIQKLIDNKKLDKYLLNKYKTSHDYKNDKALYSYAMDFKNSYLKKSLPLSKVIYDGKINVINDALGLHTIISRVQGGKLKSKNEIRIGTLFKNVPEEFLRMIVVHELAHLKEKEHDKAFYSLCCFMEPHYHQYEFDLRVYLTYMDLYGKLY
- the gyrB gene encoding DNA topoisomerase (ATP-hydrolyzing) subunit B → MSQEYGASNIKVLKGLEAVRKRPGMYIGDTNTNGLHHMVYEVVDNSIDEAMAGYCKNIKITMTKDHWIKVEDDGRGIPTAIHEGEGISAATVVLTVLHAGGKFDKDTYKVSGGLHGVGVSVVNALSKEVKMTIYREGKIHYQEFSKGIPKAPLEVIGESPRKTGTTIEFLADDSIFEVNTYDFAVLAKRFREVAYLNSFISITLINEITKKTEVYHFEGGIKQFVEDINTATAVSDAVAFNDNVDGVEVDIAVMYNDTYVEKTLSFVNNIRTIDGGTHEAGFKAGLTRSIVKYLNENAAAREKDTKITGDDVREGLIAIISVKVPEPQFEGQTKGKLGSSYVKPICQRLTSEQLDKYFEENPAQAKAIMDKALMAARGREAAKKARDMTRKKDAMTVGTLPGKLAECQSKDPAIRELYLVEGDSAGGSAKQGRDRVYQAILPLKGKILNVEKSRLDKILKSDEIRNMITALGCGIGEDFDEEKIRYHKIIFMTDADVDGSHIQTLLLTFFFRFLRPVIEKGYLYIAQPPLYRYKKGKNETYLKDDNALSAFLIENGLESFEFQGLGYNDLVDLFKTVSRYRGMLQQLEKRYSLAEVLKHLIENSNLVNLDYQALYEEVKGFLEAKGYNILSKRLTDESIQLFVQTNEGLEELLIDDELFASPYFSEATYIYNKLVERDLTVFEGRDLVEILDEIETLAKKGAYIQRYKGLGEMNPEQLWETTMTPEARRLLRVTIDDATIASDTFTLFMGDEVEPRRNYIEEHAKDVEHLDV
- the dnaN gene encoding DNA polymerase III subunit beta; the protein is MRFIIAKNIFENIISSMQPFLEKKDSSSITSHIYLEVINSKLILKATDYEIGLESYVNDIEESTDGKGTVNGSNLLGIIKRLKNDKITVETIDNNLVIKQSRSTFKLPMYDANEYPNLIMNTELNILNISTISLVNSIRKITPAIDNNNPKFELNGALIDIKNSKINFVATDTRRLAISHLQNISNNEAQFIIPKKAIIEIQKLFLDDAKISYDDTNLVVETDNSKFFTKLINGKFPDYERIIPNTLKYNLTLPKAVLIDSIKLVTSLFSNIKITFSPNSMVFESLDEDTESKTQIDIDLNINENFYLAVNAKYLLDFLSMSNNENVVVGFNESNLPFYLEDDKFFTIVMPIVLDK
- the dnaA gene encoding chromosomal replication initiator protein DnaA — encoded protein: MTTKEILSVLKNETSKSDYDRYLKQLIYKKISSDDNIAIFEVPNKYIANWIKSKYSKIIQHCIETIDGTKPTVEIKLTGEKKTKKEILKEQVGKSDVESTILNPSYTFDSFVVGSSNQMAFNASLAVSKKPGIQYNPLFIYGGTGLGKTHLLQAIGNDAIEHGRTIIYVTIEQFMNDFTFAIKNKNMEHFRSKYRKCDVLLIDDIQFLSGKEQTQEEFFHTFNELHNAEKQIVMTSDRLPSQIAGLVDRLKSRFEWGLTADVQIPGLETKIAIIEKKSELNGIHLDREIVNYIATNLDNSIREIEGVLIRINASAALLNQEINLPMVQNLLKEQIKETKENIKLPDIITIVAIELNIKPSDIKSKKRTAIVANARRIVIYLARELTHNSMPDIAKFLGMKDHSSISHNIKKANELIEKDENFKLIIENLKNKIINRG
- the ruvC gene encoding crossover junction endodeoxyribonuclease RuvC — its product is MKKKILGIDPGTINCGYAVIEKNNRELRLCEAGLIKIKSKILQEQIVEMVEGLDLIFSNHEINEVAIEDMFYAFNPKSVIKLAQFRGAISLKVLQKFGNFSEYTPLQVKKAVTGNGKAAKEQVAFMVKRLLGIKKEIKPLDITDAIAIALTHAQRLK
- a CDS encoding DMT family transporter; this encodes MKNFAIISFWTLGIIWGSNFIYMKMAADYISPMQVVFFRVLFGFIPVFLYALFTKSLKLKDLKYSFHFIIMSLLATVVYYFGFVKGCALLLSGVAGALSGSIPLFSFLLAAIFLKEEKITKLAFLGVFIGFLGVVLISDVFNENIMASSIEGMLSMILGSLSVGASFIYAKKYVMPLKLKAQALTTYQLGFGVLILIFITDFDGINNIWQDTHSALGLVIGLGLLGTGLAYIIYYYMIEKLGALKASSITYIPPVVALIIAVFIVGEDIKLIDIIATGFIFLGVFLINQRKKA